A window of Coturnix japonica isolate 7356 chromosome 2, Coturnix japonica 2.1, whole genome shotgun sequence contains these coding sequences:
- the SGO1 gene encoding shugoshin 1 isoform X2 encodes MAEHLKKPFKDSLSDIKERMKEKRNQKWVSLGKKSQISTVKCKRATTTSVKMKSLQANNIALAQALQEEKLKLRDAQALIIQLRREYQDLKFQMFHLQRSLAFRQAEGLVETRLSALSEIISKVSQNLLESVDLLGPAKDLCSRSVNQRVRTSELENNSSDVGERSSVELLLPADGDDPILQSRLEADCEKSEPGHSVFEICRELDSGTSLAKIIPDKGQTSDCPVYNIASMLGGVFSGGEDEFGNELTKNVSTRRHCSKMSNRDELYTGVLDHLKASDSAKEPFKQDEIRLEESLDVYTVENIHSGISQVDKVGSELLLRQTDSETAKVSSGNSSDLKQRACKSREDSQVRRGKDQKVKMGGTKGTSRPRSKKRQCKETSKEKLGGSSDAYDFNFEESIHVTPFRQNKVNDADTDVDDKEESSESNSSKLSDTEEDSDDSLYVPHRNKSKKRKSSVDGPDSSPIHVRPRSKRCLAQREQKLHKEETEKKTEIIKSSEKSIRQSSKSFHGHLCDVTNIASLLSKENAPVGPAGERSPSPKRNRRSCTLSVNYKEPSIAGKLRRGDPFTDVCFLNSPIFKQKKNAKHNSTKKKSLSEYNEKFVSGC; translated from the exons ATGGCTGAGCACCTGAAAAAGCCCTTCAAAGACAGTCTGAGCGACATAAAGGAACggatgaaagagaagagaaatcagaaatggGTGTCGTTGGGTAAAAAGAGCCAGATCTCGACTGTGAAGTGCAAAAGAGCGA CCACCAcctctgtgaaaatgaaaagcctCCAGGCCAACAACATAGCTCTGGCTCAGGctttacaggaagaaaagctcaaaCTGAGGGATGCTCAAGCTCTTATCATACAGCTGAGGAGGGAGTATCAAGATCTGAAGTTTCAGATGTTTCACTTGCAAAGAAGCCTTGCTTTCAGGCAAGCAGAAGGACTTGTTGAG ACTAGACTGTCAGCCTTGAGTGAGATAATCTCAAAAGTTTCTCAGAATTTACTGGAGTCAGTTGATCTCCTTGGCCCAGCGAAGGATTTGTGTTCCAGGAGTGTA AATCAGAGAGTGCGTACTTCAGAGCTTGAAAATAATTCCAGTGATGTAGGAGAAAGAAGTTCTGT AGAGCTTCTACTGCCTGCCGATGGAGATGATCCAATACTTCAAAGTAGGTTGGAAGCTGACTGTGAGAAAAGTGAGccaggtcattctgtgtttGAGATCTGTCGGGAACTTGACAGTGGCACTTCCTTAGCCAAAATAATTCCAGACAAAG GGCAAACATCTGATTGTCCTGTGTACAACATTGCATCAATGCTGGGAGGTGTTTTTTCAGGTGGAGAAGATGAATTTGGTAATGAGTTAACAAAGAATGTGTCTACCAGGCGCCACTGTTCGAAGATGTCAAATAGAGATGAACTTTACACTGGTGTCTTGGACCATTTGAAAGCATCTGATTCAGCAAAAGAGCCTTTTAAACAGGATGAAATCAGGCTTGAGGAAAGTCTAGATGTGTATACTGTGGAAAACATACATTCAGGTATTTCTCAGGTGGACAAAGTAGGTTCAGAGCTGCTGTTAAGGCAGACGGATTCTGAAACTGCAAAGGTCAGTTCAGGCAACAGTTCAGATCTTAAACAGCGTGCATGTAAAAGCAGAGAAGACTCTCAGGTAAGGAGAGGGAAGGATCAGAAGGTGAAAATGGGAGGGACTAAAGGTACTTCCAGACCAAGATCAAAGAAAAGACAATGTAAAGAGACTTCCAAAGAAAAGTTGGGTGGTTCCAGTGATGCCTACGATTTTAATTTTGAAGAGAGCATTCACGTTACACCTTTTCGGCAAAATAAGGTGAATGACGCAGATACTGATGTGGATGACAAAGAAGAATCATCTGAATCTAATAGCAGCAAGTTGAGTGATACTGAAGAAGATTCAGATGATAGCCTCTATGTGCCTCATAGGAATAAatcaaaaaaaagaaaaagttcagtgGATGGGCCGGATTCATCACCAATCCATGTAAGGCCAAGGTCTAAAAGATGTCTGGCACAGCGTGAGCAGAAACTCCATaaagaagagactgaaaagaagactgaaatcATTAAATCAAGTGAAAAGTCTATTA ggCAATCTTCTAAGTCATTTCATGGTCATCTCTGTGATGTTACTAATATTGCCTCACTCCTAAGCAAAGAGAATGCACCTGTTGGCCCTGCAGGTGAAAGATCACCATCTCCAAAACGCAATCGAAGAAGCTGTACGCTTAGTGTGAACTACAAGGAACCAAGTATTGCAGG gaaactTCGAAGAGGAGACCCATTTACAGATGTATGCTTTCTGAATTCTCCAAtattcaagcagaaaaaaaatgctaaacaCAATTCCACTAAGAAGAAATCTCTTTCAGAATATAACGAGAAATTTGTTAGTGGCTGTTGA
- the SGO1 gene encoding shugoshin 1 isoform X1, with translation MAEHLKKPFKDSLSDIKERMKEKRNQKWVSLGKKSQISTVKCKRATTTSVKMKSLQANNIALAQALQEEKLKLRDAQALIIQLRREYQDLKFQMFHLQRSLAFRQAEGLVETRLSALSEIISKVSQNLLESVDLLGPAKDLCSRSVNQRVRTSELENNSSDVGERSSVIFSRELLLPADGDDPILQSRLEADCEKSEPGHSVFEICRELDSGTSLAKIIPDKGQTSDCPVYNIASMLGGVFSGGEDEFGNELTKNVSTRRHCSKMSNRDELYTGVLDHLKASDSAKEPFKQDEIRLEESLDVYTVENIHSGISQVDKVGSELLLRQTDSETAKVSSGNSSDLKQRACKSREDSQVRRGKDQKVKMGGTKGTSRPRSKKRQCKETSKEKLGGSSDAYDFNFEESIHVTPFRQNKVNDADTDVDDKEESSESNSSKLSDTEEDSDDSLYVPHRNKSKKRKSSVDGPDSSPIHVRPRSKRCLAQREQKLHKEETEKKTEIIKSSEKSIRQSSKSFHGHLCDVTNIASLLSKENAPVGPAGERSPSPKRNRRSCTLSVNYKEPSIAGKLRRGDPFTDVCFLNSPIFKQKKNAKHNSTKKKSLSEYNEKFVSGC, from the exons ATGGCTGAGCACCTGAAAAAGCCCTTCAAAGACAGTCTGAGCGACATAAAGGAACggatgaaagagaagagaaatcagaaatggGTGTCGTTGGGTAAAAAGAGCCAGATCTCGACTGTGAAGTGCAAAAGAGCGA CCACCAcctctgtgaaaatgaaaagcctCCAGGCCAACAACATAGCTCTGGCTCAGGctttacaggaagaaaagctcaaaCTGAGGGATGCTCAAGCTCTTATCATACAGCTGAGGAGGGAGTATCAAGATCTGAAGTTTCAGATGTTTCACTTGCAAAGAAGCCTTGCTTTCAGGCAAGCAGAAGGACTTGTTGAG ACTAGACTGTCAGCCTTGAGTGAGATAATCTCAAAAGTTTCTCAGAATTTACTGGAGTCAGTTGATCTCCTTGGCCCAGCGAAGGATTTGTGTTCCAGGAGTGTA AATCAGAGAGTGCGTACTTCAGAGCTTGAAAATAATTCCAGTGATGTAGGAGAAAGAAGTTCTGT tattttttccagAGAGCTTCTACTGCCTGCCGATGGAGATGATCCAATACTTCAAAGTAGGTTGGAAGCTGACTGTGAGAAAAGTGAGccaggtcattctgtgtttGAGATCTGTCGGGAACTTGACAGTGGCACTTCCTTAGCCAAAATAATTCCAGACAAAG GGCAAACATCTGATTGTCCTGTGTACAACATTGCATCAATGCTGGGAGGTGTTTTTTCAGGTGGAGAAGATGAATTTGGTAATGAGTTAACAAAGAATGTGTCTACCAGGCGCCACTGTTCGAAGATGTCAAATAGAGATGAACTTTACACTGGTGTCTTGGACCATTTGAAAGCATCTGATTCAGCAAAAGAGCCTTTTAAACAGGATGAAATCAGGCTTGAGGAAAGTCTAGATGTGTATACTGTGGAAAACATACATTCAGGTATTTCTCAGGTGGACAAAGTAGGTTCAGAGCTGCTGTTAAGGCAGACGGATTCTGAAACTGCAAAGGTCAGTTCAGGCAACAGTTCAGATCTTAAACAGCGTGCATGTAAAAGCAGAGAAGACTCTCAGGTAAGGAGAGGGAAGGATCAGAAGGTGAAAATGGGAGGGACTAAAGGTACTTCCAGACCAAGATCAAAGAAAAGACAATGTAAAGAGACTTCCAAAGAAAAGTTGGGTGGTTCCAGTGATGCCTACGATTTTAATTTTGAAGAGAGCATTCACGTTACACCTTTTCGGCAAAATAAGGTGAATGACGCAGATACTGATGTGGATGACAAAGAAGAATCATCTGAATCTAATAGCAGCAAGTTGAGTGATACTGAAGAAGATTCAGATGATAGCCTCTATGTGCCTCATAGGAATAAatcaaaaaaaagaaaaagttcagtgGATGGGCCGGATTCATCACCAATCCATGTAAGGCCAAGGTCTAAAAGATGTCTGGCACAGCGTGAGCAGAAACTCCATaaagaagagactgaaaagaagactgaaatcATTAAATCAAGTGAAAAGTCTATTA ggCAATCTTCTAAGTCATTTCATGGTCATCTCTGTGATGTTACTAATATTGCCTCACTCCTAAGCAAAGAGAATGCACCTGTTGGCCCTGCAGGTGAAAGATCACCATCTCCAAAACGCAATCGAAGAAGCTGTACGCTTAGTGTGAACTACAAGGAACCAAGTATTGCAGG gaaactTCGAAGAGGAGACCCATTTACAGATGTATGCTTTCTGAATTCTCCAAtattcaagcagaaaaaaaatgctaaacaCAATTCCACTAAGAAGAAATCTCTTTCAGAATATAACGAGAAATTTGTTAGTGGCTGTTGA
- the SGO1 gene encoding shugoshin 1 isoform X3 codes for MAEHLKKPFKDSLSDIKERMKEKRNQKWVSLGKKSQISTVKCKRATTTSVKMKSLQANNIALAQALQEEKLKLRDAQALIIQLRREYQDLKFQMFHLQRSLAFRQAEGLVENQRVRTSELENNSSDVGERSSVIFSRELLLPADGDDPILQSRLEADCEKSEPGHSVFEICRELDSGTSLAKIIPDKGQTSDCPVYNIASMLGGVFSGGEDEFGNELTKNVSTRRHCSKMSNRDELYTGVLDHLKASDSAKEPFKQDEIRLEESLDVYTVENIHSGISQVDKVGSELLLRQTDSETAKVSSGNSSDLKQRACKSREDSQVRRGKDQKVKMGGTKGTSRPRSKKRQCKETSKEKLGGSSDAYDFNFEESIHVTPFRQNKVNDADTDVDDKEESSESNSSKLSDTEEDSDDSLYVPHRNKSKKRKSSVDGPDSSPIHVRPRSKRCLAQREQKLHKEETEKKTEIIKSSEKSIRQSSKSFHGHLCDVTNIASLLSKENAPVGPAGERSPSPKRNRRSCTLSVNYKEPSIAGKLRRGDPFTDVCFLNSPIFKQKKNAKHNSTKKKSLSEYNEKFVSGC; via the exons ATGGCTGAGCACCTGAAAAAGCCCTTCAAAGACAGTCTGAGCGACATAAAGGAACggatgaaagagaagagaaatcagaaatggGTGTCGTTGGGTAAAAAGAGCCAGATCTCGACTGTGAAGTGCAAAAGAGCGA CCACCAcctctgtgaaaatgaaaagcctCCAGGCCAACAACATAGCTCTGGCTCAGGctttacaggaagaaaagctcaaaCTGAGGGATGCTCAAGCTCTTATCATACAGCTGAGGAGGGAGTATCAAGATCTGAAGTTTCAGATGTTTCACTTGCAAAGAAGCCTTGCTTTCAGGCAAGCAGAAGGACTTGTTGAG AATCAGAGAGTGCGTACTTCAGAGCTTGAAAATAATTCCAGTGATGTAGGAGAAAGAAGTTCTGT tattttttccagAGAGCTTCTACTGCCTGCCGATGGAGATGATCCAATACTTCAAAGTAGGTTGGAAGCTGACTGTGAGAAAAGTGAGccaggtcattctgtgtttGAGATCTGTCGGGAACTTGACAGTGGCACTTCCTTAGCCAAAATAATTCCAGACAAAG GGCAAACATCTGATTGTCCTGTGTACAACATTGCATCAATGCTGGGAGGTGTTTTTTCAGGTGGAGAAGATGAATTTGGTAATGAGTTAACAAAGAATGTGTCTACCAGGCGCCACTGTTCGAAGATGTCAAATAGAGATGAACTTTACACTGGTGTCTTGGACCATTTGAAAGCATCTGATTCAGCAAAAGAGCCTTTTAAACAGGATGAAATCAGGCTTGAGGAAAGTCTAGATGTGTATACTGTGGAAAACATACATTCAGGTATTTCTCAGGTGGACAAAGTAGGTTCAGAGCTGCTGTTAAGGCAGACGGATTCTGAAACTGCAAAGGTCAGTTCAGGCAACAGTTCAGATCTTAAACAGCGTGCATGTAAAAGCAGAGAAGACTCTCAGGTAAGGAGAGGGAAGGATCAGAAGGTGAAAATGGGAGGGACTAAAGGTACTTCCAGACCAAGATCAAAGAAAAGACAATGTAAAGAGACTTCCAAAGAAAAGTTGGGTGGTTCCAGTGATGCCTACGATTTTAATTTTGAAGAGAGCATTCACGTTACACCTTTTCGGCAAAATAAGGTGAATGACGCAGATACTGATGTGGATGACAAAGAAGAATCATCTGAATCTAATAGCAGCAAGTTGAGTGATACTGAAGAAGATTCAGATGATAGCCTCTATGTGCCTCATAGGAATAAatcaaaaaaaagaaaaagttcagtgGATGGGCCGGATTCATCACCAATCCATGTAAGGCCAAGGTCTAAAAGATGTCTGGCACAGCGTGAGCAGAAACTCCATaaagaagagactgaaaagaagactgaaatcATTAAATCAAGTGAAAAGTCTATTA ggCAATCTTCTAAGTCATTTCATGGTCATCTCTGTGATGTTACTAATATTGCCTCACTCCTAAGCAAAGAGAATGCACCTGTTGGCCCTGCAGGTGAAAGATCACCATCTCCAAAACGCAATCGAAGAAGCTGTACGCTTAGTGTGAACTACAAGGAACCAAGTATTGCAGG gaaactTCGAAGAGGAGACCCATTTACAGATGTATGCTTTCTGAATTCTCCAAtattcaagcagaaaaaaaatgctaaacaCAATTCCACTAAGAAGAAATCTCTTTCAGAATATAACGAGAAATTTGTTAGTGGCTGTTGA
- the SGO1 gene encoding shugoshin 1 isoform X4 translates to MAEHLKKPFKDSLSDIKERMKEKRNQKWVSLGKKSQISTVKCKRATTTSVKMKSLQANNIALAQALQEEKLKLRDAQALIIQLRREYQDLKFQMFHLQRSLAFRQAEGLVENQRVRTSELENNSSDVGERSSVELLLPADGDDPILQSRLEADCEKSEPGHSVFEICRELDSGTSLAKIIPDKGQTSDCPVYNIASMLGGVFSGGEDEFGNELTKNVSTRRHCSKMSNRDELYTGVLDHLKASDSAKEPFKQDEIRLEESLDVYTVENIHSGISQVDKVGSELLLRQTDSETAKVSSGNSSDLKQRACKSREDSQVRRGKDQKVKMGGTKGTSRPRSKKRQCKETSKEKLGGSSDAYDFNFEESIHVTPFRQNKVNDADTDVDDKEESSESNSSKLSDTEEDSDDSLYVPHRNKSKKRKSSVDGPDSSPIHVRPRSKRCLAQREQKLHKEETEKKTEIIKSSEKSIRQSSKSFHGHLCDVTNIASLLSKENAPVGPAGERSPSPKRNRRSCTLSVNYKEPSIAGKLRRGDPFTDVCFLNSPIFKQKKNAKHNSTKKKSLSEYNEKFVSGC, encoded by the exons ATGGCTGAGCACCTGAAAAAGCCCTTCAAAGACAGTCTGAGCGACATAAAGGAACggatgaaagagaagagaaatcagaaatggGTGTCGTTGGGTAAAAAGAGCCAGATCTCGACTGTGAAGTGCAAAAGAGCGA CCACCAcctctgtgaaaatgaaaagcctCCAGGCCAACAACATAGCTCTGGCTCAGGctttacaggaagaaaagctcaaaCTGAGGGATGCTCAAGCTCTTATCATACAGCTGAGGAGGGAGTATCAAGATCTGAAGTTTCAGATGTTTCACTTGCAAAGAAGCCTTGCTTTCAGGCAAGCAGAAGGACTTGTTGAG AATCAGAGAGTGCGTACTTCAGAGCTTGAAAATAATTCCAGTGATGTAGGAGAAAGAAGTTCTGT AGAGCTTCTACTGCCTGCCGATGGAGATGATCCAATACTTCAAAGTAGGTTGGAAGCTGACTGTGAGAAAAGTGAGccaggtcattctgtgtttGAGATCTGTCGGGAACTTGACAGTGGCACTTCCTTAGCCAAAATAATTCCAGACAAAG GGCAAACATCTGATTGTCCTGTGTACAACATTGCATCAATGCTGGGAGGTGTTTTTTCAGGTGGAGAAGATGAATTTGGTAATGAGTTAACAAAGAATGTGTCTACCAGGCGCCACTGTTCGAAGATGTCAAATAGAGATGAACTTTACACTGGTGTCTTGGACCATTTGAAAGCATCTGATTCAGCAAAAGAGCCTTTTAAACAGGATGAAATCAGGCTTGAGGAAAGTCTAGATGTGTATACTGTGGAAAACATACATTCAGGTATTTCTCAGGTGGACAAAGTAGGTTCAGAGCTGCTGTTAAGGCAGACGGATTCTGAAACTGCAAAGGTCAGTTCAGGCAACAGTTCAGATCTTAAACAGCGTGCATGTAAAAGCAGAGAAGACTCTCAGGTAAGGAGAGGGAAGGATCAGAAGGTGAAAATGGGAGGGACTAAAGGTACTTCCAGACCAAGATCAAAGAAAAGACAATGTAAAGAGACTTCCAAAGAAAAGTTGGGTGGTTCCAGTGATGCCTACGATTTTAATTTTGAAGAGAGCATTCACGTTACACCTTTTCGGCAAAATAAGGTGAATGACGCAGATACTGATGTGGATGACAAAGAAGAATCATCTGAATCTAATAGCAGCAAGTTGAGTGATACTGAAGAAGATTCAGATGATAGCCTCTATGTGCCTCATAGGAATAAatcaaaaaaaagaaaaagttcagtgGATGGGCCGGATTCATCACCAATCCATGTAAGGCCAAGGTCTAAAAGATGTCTGGCACAGCGTGAGCAGAAACTCCATaaagaagagactgaaaagaagactgaaatcATTAAATCAAGTGAAAAGTCTATTA ggCAATCTTCTAAGTCATTTCATGGTCATCTCTGTGATGTTACTAATATTGCCTCACTCCTAAGCAAAGAGAATGCACCTGTTGGCCCTGCAGGTGAAAGATCACCATCTCCAAAACGCAATCGAAGAAGCTGTACGCTTAGTGTGAACTACAAGGAACCAAGTATTGCAGG gaaactTCGAAGAGGAGACCCATTTACAGATGTATGCTTTCTGAATTCTCCAAtattcaagcagaaaaaaaatgctaaacaCAATTCCACTAAGAAGAAATCTCTTTCAGAATATAACGAGAAATTTGTTAGTGGCTGTTGA